The proteins below come from a single Psychrobacter sp. FDAARGOS_221 genomic window:
- a CDS encoding SH3 domain-containing protein translates to MNKAAIPALLIFAATLLGATTTSHAEFGKIVDADGYVNVRQAPSNSGKILGRITSGKFVYVYDDETYDSWLYGYPQFDPNNELNGYIHHSRVRFIDSDKQGMSTEVAMSAFDAAQQTIEFANDKVRVTIEAQDFDYPANKHQFTEQCHHDGKPLTSCYLSHYKGQPFWGTDGGEPNNMNHYKAITVSIGDNTIRIPQSDIESLFNIYLRDTKVYYDANTDSVYISATEGDGAGTYRVLFAIEQGRYIGKTVV, encoded by the coding sequence ATGAATAAAGCAGCCATTCCGGCGCTATTAATATTTGCAGCGACACTATTGGGTGCGACCACAACGAGCCATGCTGAATTTGGCAAAATTGTGGATGCCGATGGTTATGTTAATGTGCGTCAAGCGCCAAGTAATAGCGGCAAAATATTAGGGCGAATAACCTCCGGTAAATTTGTCTATGTGTATGACGATGAGACGTATGACAGCTGGCTATATGGCTATCCTCAATTTGATCCAAATAATGAGTTAAATGGCTATATTCATCATTCTAGAGTGCGCTTTATCGATAGCGATAAGCAGGGGATGAGTACCGAAGTTGCGATGAGTGCCTTTGATGCAGCACAGCAAACCATTGAGTTTGCAAATGACAAAGTTCGGGTCACTATCGAAGCGCAAGACTTTGATTATCCTGCCAATAAGCATCAATTTACAGAACAATGTCACCATGACGGTAAACCATTAACCAGCTGCTACCTGAGTCATTATAAAGGTCAGCCTTTTTGGGGAACCGATGGCGGTGAGCCAAATAATATGAATCACTATAAGGCAATCACGGTAAGCATTGGCGATAACACCATTCGTATCCCGCAAAGTGATATTGAAAGCTTGTTTAATATCTATTTGAGAGATACTAAGGTTTATTATGATGCCAATACCGATAGCGTCTATATATCAGCTACAGAGGGTGATGGTGCTGGAACATATCGAGTGCTGTTTGCCATTGAGCAAGGGCGTTATATCGGCAAAACAGTGGTGTAG
- a CDS encoding phosphatase PAP2 family protein — protein sequence MNSRSNHFDSATCFKLMCLTLIAVFGFDHSQLDVLINRLFFVDGHWLLSKGAQPLTFIFYDVPKYLLIGFGVTLLLTFLSNLKLNHSTNHGTAKHKDNAHPPTKNAIIGLPSIGLSNREIGYLIVSLMMIPASIFLLKTATHVSCPSDLALFGGTQPYLGIGHSLASGLSGSSSLIDSTNSCFPAAHASTGFALYAFAFLPRLYRHRYLIFKTVTAIGWTLGLYKMLIGDHFFSHTLVSMLLSLTISYSLAYVFFTLSARQSTLRPIDLH from the coding sequence ATGAACTCTCGCAGCAATCATTTTGACAGCGCCACCTGTTTTAAGCTGATGTGTTTGACCCTCATCGCCGTCTTTGGTTTTGACCATAGCCAATTAGATGTATTAATTAATCGATTATTTTTTGTCGATGGGCACTGGCTGTTATCAAAAGGCGCGCAGCCGCTGACTTTTATATTTTATGATGTACCCAAATACCTGTTGATTGGGTTTGGTGTGACTTTATTGCTGACATTCCTCAGTAATCTGAAGCTCAATCATTCTACCAATCACGGCACAGCCAAACATAAAGATAACGCTCATCCGCCAACCAAAAATGCCATTATCGGCTTACCTAGCATCGGATTATCAAACCGTGAAATCGGCTATCTCATCGTGTCTTTGATGATGATACCTGCCAGCATTTTCCTATTAAAAACAGCAACCCATGTCAGTTGTCCCAGTGATCTTGCCTTATTTGGCGGCACTCAGCCCTATCTTGGTATTGGTCATAGCCTAGCCAGTGGTTTAAGTGGATCAAGCAGCTTAATTGACTCAACTAATAGCTGCTTCCCAGCCGCTCATGCCAGCACTGGATTTGCATTATATGCGTTTGCTTTTTTACCGCGTTTATATCGCCATCGTTACCTAATTTTTAAAACAGTAACCGCCATTGGTTGGACACTGGGTCTATATAAAATGCTTATTGGTGACCATTTCTTTAGTCATACCTTAGTGTCTATGCTACTGTCACTGACCATTAGCTATAGCTTGGCGTATGTTTTCTTCACCTTGTCTGCACGTCAGTCAACATTACGGCCTATCGACCTTCACTAG
- a CDS encoding PH domain-containing protein gives MENFDKYAEYTKSENWGEICRLNGVELDSFGTKKELRVLSEYLEADEVVFALTSGIMDQTETSNSFDFGSNTWLVVLTSDRFLFLDHAMLTKSVDTQSIRHDHVQAVSASQGFMFGKIMIDLGSRMLVIDNAHKSTVKVIASLANKWLKELADKKSQPTASANATYQTPLFDMLERLDKLATLGALTDEEFEYAKQRLIASEQFQAEKARFLSSLPQ, from the coding sequence ATGGAGAATTTCGATAAGTATGCTGAGTATACTAAATCTGAAAATTGGGGCGAGATTTGTCGGTTAAACGGTGTTGAGCTTGATTCATTTGGTACTAAAAAAGAGCTTAGAGTATTATCAGAATATTTGGAAGCCGATGAAGTGGTGTTTGCTCTAACCTCAGGTATTATGGATCAAACAGAGACCTCAAATTCATTTGATTTTGGTTCAAATACGTGGCTTGTGGTTTTAACCAGCGATCGATTTTTGTTCCTTGACCATGCGATGTTAACCAAATCTGTTGATACCCAAAGCATTCGTCATGATCATGTGCAAGCTGTATCTGCCTCTCAAGGATTTATGTTTGGCAAGATAATGATTGATTTGGGCAGTAGAATGTTAGTCATTGATAATGCTCATAAATCAACGGTTAAGGTAATTGCCAGTTTGGCCAATAAGTGGCTAAAAGAGCTGGCCGATAAAAAGTCGCAACCAACTGCTTCTGCGAATGCTACTTATCAAACCCCATTATTCGATATGTTAGAGCGCTTAGATAAGCTTGCTACATTAGGTGCCCTGACAGATGAAGAGTTCGAATACGCTAAGCAAAGATTGATTGCTTCTGAACAATTTCAAGCTGAAAAAGCGCGTTTCTTATCGTCTCTACCACAATAG
- a CDS encoding M48 family metallopeptidase yields MNTDRNHQARILYYGEHQIAYTLVHKDNARKLRIKVHPDERVEVIVPPNTTDDFVESSVKKRARWIWQHLQDFKSQTNRVLPRRYVSGEPQFYLGRRYVLKVVVDPDEAPNVKLVRGKLTVTLSEAIDDADKRGKQVKSLLNNWYQQKAKTIFAERLTLALFQAHWVSASPSFKLLTMRKQWGSCSAQGNLVLNPHLVKAPKECIDYVILHELCHIAEHNHSERFWRLLTQVMPHWKQVKTELDGMAEFYLNE; encoded by the coding sequence ATGAATACCGATAGAAATCATCAAGCTCGGATACTCTATTACGGTGAGCATCAGATTGCTTATACCTTGGTGCATAAAGACAATGCTCGTAAGCTGCGTATCAAGGTACATCCTGATGAGCGAGTAGAAGTCATCGTGCCGCCGAATACAACGGATGACTTTGTTGAGTCGTCTGTAAAAAAGCGTGCTCGCTGGATTTGGCAACATCTACAAGACTTCAAAAGTCAGACCAATCGTGTATTGCCGAGGCGCTATGTGAGCGGTGAACCACAGTTTTATTTGGGTCGTCGTTATGTACTCAAAGTGGTGGTTGACCCTGATGAAGCACCTAACGTCAAGCTGGTAAGGGGTAAGTTGACGGTTACGCTTAGTGAAGCGATCGATGATGCAGATAAACGTGGTAAACAAGTAAAGTCCCTGCTTAATAATTGGTATCAACAAAAAGCAAAAACTATATTTGCTGAACGTCTTACTTTGGCATTATTTCAAGCACATTGGGTAAGCGCATCGCCATCCTTTAAGCTACTAACCATGCGAAAACAATGGGGCAGCTGCTCGGCTCAAGGCAACTTGGTGCTGAATCCGCATTTGGTCAAAGCGCCAAAAGAATGCATTGATTACGTCATATTGCATGAACTGTGTCATATCGCTGAGCACAACCACAGCGAGCGCTTTTGGCGACTCCTGACTCAAGTCATGCCGCATTGGAAACAAGTAAAAACTGAGCTTGATGGTATGGCTGAGTTTTATCTAAATGAATAA
- a CDS encoding type I restriction endonuclease subunit R, whose amino-acid sequence MMIESGFDIDMHTSPSINFKEEFSAKIPALTLLMNLGYRYLSPEQCLKLRQSKLNAQATSSHTGGNSISTNQVMLLPVLREFLSQQTFMFEGQSHHLSDKSIDKIISELNPQMNLGLLRANETIYDALLYGVSVTEFIDGKRTSPTIQLIDWENIDNNAYHVAEEMVVQNTDATGNVIPDIVCFVNGLPLVVIEAKRPDSNNPHKSTNSQAISQHLRNQGQKYIPHLFAYSQLLLAINGYEGLYATCNTPEKFWSKWTEEEIGEAEFNRLKNERISQDGLDALFGHRKASDRQEYESLINAGELAVTDQDRLIISLLRPDRLLDMTRFYTLFDSRAGKIVARYQQVFGIKALVERVSKLDDKGSREGGVIWHTTGSGKSFTMVFLSKALIWMPELAKCRVFVVTDRIDLENQIARTFISAGALSDKDKTKAKALSGRDLAKKVGHGNERIIFSIINKFGAAAQYDEFYNPSENIIVLVDEGHRSQNGENNIRMQQALPNAAFIAFTGTPLLKDDKTENKFGKIIHSYTMQQAVADKTVTPLLYEERIPELNTNDAAIDKWFDRITQKLTTEQKADLKRKFSRKGQVYQVEGRIELIAHDISDHFQNFKQQGLKGQLACDSKASAIRYKHALDAIGKVTSVVAMSPPDTREGHEVVDAESKDIVQNWWQQNVAPKYGMDDTTYTKDIIDEFSKKDGPDIMIVVDKLLTGFDEPKNTVLYIDKPLKSHNLIQAIARVNRLHEHKQFGYLIDYRGILKELDTTIEKYQDLAERTQGGFDIDDLAGMYHAMDTEYKKLPMLHKKVWAIFSDVRNKQDGQALRQSLSPKMQEIDGVVIDANLKKRDDFYSALTEFSNVMKVALQSASYFEDPAFEGKRERYKQDLKAFVELRKQVREDANEIIDFDEYEDDIRNLLNKHIAGLEVKEPEGAYLVNNLGKDIKPKQLSDAEARNQTDKITSRVTKMIEQDLADDPYAQEHFSKLLKQAIEDAKAMFDAPVKQYMMFADFEQDVKARNMPDVPNAFVDESGKHNKHAQAYFGLFKHLFDADYLADNGLDEEAMVKYAFDIDEAVNKAVNENSLNPAQMEKDIRLKLIPMLFKAIGMDNAKQLADEVINIARLGLSRSQ is encoded by the coding sequence ATGATGATTGAATCGGGATTTGATATTGATATGCACACTAGCCCAAGTATTAACTTCAAAGAAGAATTTAGTGCCAAGATACCTGCCCTCACCTTATTAATGAATTTGGGTTATCGCTATCTATCGCCTGAACAGTGCTTGAAATTGCGCCAGTCTAAACTAAACGCTCAAGCAACGAGCAGCCATACTGGCGGTAACTCAATCAGCACTAACCAAGTGATGCTGTTGCCGGTGCTGCGTGAGTTTTTGAGTCAGCAAACCTTTATGTTTGAAGGTCAGTCGCATCATCTGTCAGACAAAAGCATTGATAAAATTATAAGCGAGCTCAATCCGCAGATGAACTTAGGTCTGCTACGCGCTAATGAGACCATATACGATGCGCTGCTGTATGGCGTGAGTGTGACTGAATTTATTGACGGTAAGCGCACCTCGCCGACCATTCAGCTAATCGACTGGGAAAACATCGATAATAACGCGTATCACGTCGCCGAAGAGATGGTGGTACAAAACACCGATGCCACAGGCAATGTGATTCCTGATATCGTCTGCTTTGTGAATGGTCTGCCACTGGTGGTGATAGAAGCCAAACGCCCTGACTCTAATAATCCGCACAAATCTACCAATAGCCAAGCCATCTCGCAGCATCTGCGCAATCAGGGTCAAAAGTATATTCCGCATCTGTTTGCTTATAGTCAATTGCTACTGGCGATTAATGGCTATGAGGGGCTGTATGCTACCTGTAATACGCCTGAGAAATTTTGGTCAAAATGGACTGAAGAAGAGATTGGTGAAGCAGAATTTAATCGCCTTAAAAATGAGCGTATTAGCCAAGATGGATTAGATGCGCTGTTTGGACATCGCAAAGCCAGTGATAGGCAGGAATATGAGTCATTGATTAACGCAGGTGAGCTTGCCGTAACTGATCAAGATCGATTGATTATCAGTCTACTGCGCCCTGACAGATTGCTGGATATGACCCGCTTTTATACCTTGTTTGATAGCCGTGCCGGTAAGATTGTGGCGCGCTATCAGCAAGTATTTGGCATTAAGGCACTGGTTGAACGCGTTAGTAAGCTTGATGACAAAGGCAGTCGTGAAGGCGGCGTGATTTGGCATACCACAGGCAGTGGCAAGTCATTTACCATGGTGTTCTTATCCAAAGCACTGATATGGATGCCTGAACTGGCAAAATGCCGCGTGTTTGTGGTGACCGACCGTATTGATTTGGAAAACCAGATTGCACGCACCTTTATCTCAGCCGGTGCGCTCAGTGATAAAGACAAAACCAAAGCGAAAGCATTATCTGGCCGTGACTTGGCCAAAAAGGTCGGTCACGGTAATGAGCGTATTATCTTCTCTATTATCAATAAGTTTGGGGCAGCGGCGCAATACGATGAGTTTTATAACCCCAGTGAGAATATCATTGTGTTGGTCGATGAGGGTCACCGCAGCCAAAATGGTGAGAATAATATCCGTATGCAACAAGCCTTGCCTAATGCTGCGTTTATTGCCTTTACCGGTACGCCACTACTCAAAGACGATAAGACCGAAAACAAGTTTGGCAAAATCATCCACTCGTATACCATGCAGCAAGCGGTGGCGGATAAGACCGTTACGCCCCTACTCTATGAAGAGCGTATACCTGAGCTCAATACCAATGATGCCGCGATAGATAAATGGTTTGATCGTATTACTCAAAAGCTAACCACTGAGCAAAAAGCAGATTTAAAACGAAAGTTTTCACGCAAAGGTCAAGTGTATCAAGTCGAAGGTCGTATTGAGCTGATTGCGCATGACATATCAGACCACTTCCAAAACTTTAAGCAGCAAGGCTTAAAAGGACAACTGGCATGTGACTCAAAAGCCTCAGCTATCCGCTACAAGCACGCCCTCGATGCAATAGGCAAAGTTACCTCCGTGGTTGCTATGTCACCGCCTGACACCCGTGAGGGTCATGAAGTGGTCGATGCAGAGAGCAAAGACATTGTTCAAAACTGGTGGCAGCAGAATGTCGCACCCAAATATGGCATGGATGACACCACCTATACCAAAGATATTATTGATGAGTTTAGCAAAAAAGACGGCCCCGATATTATGATCGTGGTCGATAAGCTACTCACTGGCTTTGATGAACCCAAAAACACGGTGCTGTATATCGATAAGCCATTAAAAAGTCATAACTTGATTCAAGCCATTGCCCGCGTGAACCGCTTACATGAGCATAAACAGTTTGGTTATTTGATTGATTATCGCGGTATCTTAAAAGAGCTCGATACCACCATTGAGAAGTATCAAGACCTAGCAGAGCGTACCCAAGGCGGCTTTGATATTGACGACTTGGCTGGCATGTATCACGCGATGGATACGGAATATAAAAAACTGCCCATGCTGCATAAAAAGGTCTGGGCTATCTTCTCCGATGTCCGCAATAAGCAAGACGGTCAGGCACTGCGTCAGTCGCTATCTCCTAAGATGCAAGAAATAGACGGCGTCGTTATTGATGCCAATCTTAAGAAGCGTGATGACTTTTATTCTGCTTTGACTGAGTTTAGCAATGTGATGAAAGTGGCTTTGCAATCAGCATCCTACTTCGAAGATCCGGCCTTTGAGGGTAAGCGTGAGCGCTATAAGCAAGACCTAAAAGCCTTTGTTGAGCTGCGTAAACAAGTGCGTGAAGATGCCAACGAGATCATCGACTTTGACGAGTATGAGGATGATATCCGAAACCTGCTGAACAAGCATATCGCAGGTCTTGAAGTCAAAGAGCCCGAAGGCGCCTATCTGGTCAATAACTTAGGCAAAGACATCAAGCCTAAGCAGCTGAGTGATGCGGAAGCACGCAACCAAACCGATAAAATAACCAGCCGTGTCACCAAAATGATTGAGCAAGATTTGGCTGATGACCCGTATGCTCAAGAGCACTTCTCCAAGTTGTTAAAACAAGCCATTGAAGACGCCAAGGCCATGTTCGATGCCCCGGTCAAGCAGTACATGATGTTTGCAGACTTCGAGCAAGATGTGAAAGCGCGCAATATGCCGGATGTACCCAACGCCTTTGTTGATGAGTCGGGCAAACACAACAAGCATGCGCAGGCTTATTTTGGGTTATTCAAACATCTGTTTGATGCCGACTATCTGGCAGATAACGGACTTGATGAAGAGGCTATGGTCAAATACGCTTTTGACATTGACGAAGCGGTGAATAAAGCGGTTAACGAGAACTCATTAAATCCAGCTCAGATGGAAAAAGACATTCGCTTAAAGCTTATCCCGATGCTGTTTAAAGCTATCGGTATGGACAATGCAAAACAGCTGGCAGATGAGGTGATTAATATCGCGCGTCTTGGGCTATCTAGAAGCCAATGA
- a CDS encoding alpha-hydroxy acid oxidase, giving the protein MKNKSLQHELENYPINDLSQVTNLFDFEVLAKKHMSQSAFAYVSTGAGEEITFNKNHSAFDDIFLNPRVLNQAGELDTKVSLFGDTLDYPIMVDPFAFQRIMHPDGELATVKGAGKANTACVISSFTSTSLEDIQQVATTPIWFQLYIQKDKQFAKDVIKQVEANGCRAICITLDSVASAVRNKEQKIGFNLPDDLVTPYKIGRPVPVSWQLVEELIAYTKLPVLIKGIVSAEDAQRAIDIGAAGIIVSNHGGRKLDTAPPTIEALPRVVERVEKRIPVLLDGGIRRGTDVLKALGLGADAVLLGKPIAQALGAAGADGVEKALKILQHEFEMAMLLTGRGSIDQIDSSVIWES; this is encoded by the coding sequence ATGAAAAATAAAAGCTTACAACACGAACTTGAAAACTATCCTATCAACGACTTATCGCAAGTTACCAACTTGTTTGACTTTGAAGTGTTGGCAAAAAAACACATGAGTCAAAGCGCATTTGCCTATGTCTCAACCGGCGCTGGCGAAGAGATTACCTTTAACAAAAATCACAGCGCTTTTGACGATATCTTCTTAAACCCTAGAGTGCTAAATCAAGCAGGCGAGTTAGACACTAAAGTCAGCTTATTTGGTGATACGCTAGACTACCCCATTATGGTAGACCCATTCGCATTTCAAAGAATCATGCATCCTGATGGTGAGTTAGCGACTGTTAAAGGGGCTGGTAAAGCCAATACCGCTTGTGTGATCAGCTCTTTTACTTCTACCTCATTAGAAGACATTCAACAAGTAGCGACCACACCTATTTGGTTTCAGCTATATATTCAAAAAGACAAACAGTTTGCCAAAGACGTCATCAAGCAAGTAGAAGCCAACGGTTGCCGCGCCATCTGTATTACCTTAGACTCAGTGGCCTCTGCGGTACGCAACAAAGAGCAGAAAATCGGCTTTAATTTGCCAGATGATTTGGTTACCCCTTACAAAATTGGCCGACCAGTACCAGTCAGCTGGCAACTGGTTGAAGAGCTTATTGCCTACACTAAGCTACCAGTATTAATTAAAGGCATTGTCAGTGCCGAAGATGCACAGCGTGCCATTGATATCGGCGCAGCAGGGATTATTGTCTCTAATCATGGTGGCAGAAAGCTAGACACTGCACCGCCAACTATTGAAGCACTGCCTAGAGTGGTTGAGCGCGTTGAAAAGCGTATTCCGGTACTGCTTGATGGTGGCATCCGCCGTGGTACTGATGTTCTAAAAGCACTGGGATTAGGAGCTGATGCAGTATTATTAGGTAAGCCCATTGCTCAAGCATTAGGCGCAGCCGGTGCAGATGGTGTTGAAAAAGCGCTTAAAATACTGCAACACGAATTTGAAATGGCAATGTTACTAACTGGCCGCGGCAGCATTGACCAAATTGATTCATCGGTTATCTGGGAATCTTAA
- a CDS encoding nuclear transport factor 2 family protein produces MKQMINELEQQRFDYLINKQYDQFEKLCDPQLRYVHSSGKIDDLTSYMYKLRHGYYNYQDIRFDIDNVIDMGEYVMATGDLHLKLLAEDKPLSLQNKAISIWRKHEDGYKFLMYQGTAF; encoded by the coding sequence ATGAAGCAGATGATTAATGAGTTAGAGCAGCAGCGTTTTGATTATTTGATTAACAAGCAATATGATCAATTTGAAAAGCTATGCGATCCACAACTGCGCTATGTGCACAGTAGTGGCAAAATTGATGACTTAACATCTTATATGTATAAGCTAAGACACGGCTATTATAATTATCAAGACATCCGCTTTGACATCGATAACGTGATTGATATGGGCGAGTATGTGATGGCTACCGGTGACTTGCATCTAAAGCTGCTTGCTGAGGATAAGCCGTTATCATTACAAAACAAAGCCATTTCTATTTGGCGCAAACATGAGGATGGCTACAAATTCTTGATGTACCAGGGTACTGCGTTTTAG
- a CDS encoding porin, with protein sequence MKKIVLSLAIATALSTQAYAEPTMFGNLFVAGDYADGKFKADRQEIERLNAQHNQSFKAKHSTDYTDINSYKSSIGWKGSEAITENTDVIYQLQFGVDVAGSTDVSLQNRSNFLGLSNKDWGTLRVGRYWTPIDLINNVVVARGYWDNNGTTALSATEPDVRALNMTDAIPRVSNMALWTSPKKDNLPFEVALMYSTDEPSDNPADSEGYGGYVTYDQDSGLIASIAYDKDIDIAGDVVRATATYDLERISDLPVTIGALYQQADYDDMATKEKGYVLSAQWRVDGLSRPTTLYAQYNNSSDLGGVRGADSQQYVVGGQYHLRKNIIAHAYTGYNKAEDVRGVVGTVTDAQGNNSAVYANGDSDIFALGAGLEYIF encoded by the coding sequence ATGAAAAAAATTGTGCTAAGCCTTGCTATCGCCACTGCCTTATCAACTCAAGCCTATGCAGAACCAACCATGTTTGGTAATTTATTTGTTGCCGGCGATTATGCCGATGGTAAGTTCAAAGCAGACCGTCAGGAAATTGAGCGACTTAATGCCCAACATAACCAATCATTTAAGGCTAAGCACAGTACAGACTATACCGATATCAACAGTTATAAATCATCGATTGGTTGGAAAGGTTCTGAAGCCATTACCGAAAATACCGATGTTATTTATCAACTGCAATTTGGCGTAGATGTCGCTGGCAGTACTGACGTTAGCTTACAAAACCGCAGTAACTTTTTGGGTCTAAGCAATAAAGACTGGGGCACATTGCGCGTCGGTAGATACTGGACGCCGATTGATTTGATAAACAATGTGGTTGTCGCCCGTGGTTACTGGGATAACAATGGCACAACAGCACTTTCTGCAACTGAGCCTGATGTGCGTGCGTTAAATATGACCGATGCCATTCCTCGTGTCTCTAATATGGCACTATGGACCTCGCCCAAAAAGGACAATCTGCCGTTTGAGGTTGCCTTGATGTACAGTACAGATGAGCCTTCTGACAATCCTGCAGATAGCGAAGGTTACGGCGGCTATGTCACCTACGATCAAGACAGCGGCTTAATCGCCAGTATTGCCTACGATAAAGACATCGATATTGCCGGCGATGTGGTACGTGCCACAGCAACCTACGATTTAGAACGCATCTCAGATCTGCCAGTCACTATCGGTGCTCTATATCAACAGGCCGATTATGATGACATGGCGACTAAAGAAAAAGGCTATGTACTGAGCGCACAATGGCGAGTAGATGGTTTATCGCGTCCAACAACCTTATATGCGCAGTACAACAACAGTAGCGATCTTGGCGGTGTGCGTGGTGCAGACTCTCAGCAATATGTGGTCGGCGGTCAGTATCACTTGCGCAAAAATATCATTGCCCATGCCTATACCGGCTATAACAAAGCAGAAGATGTGCGCGGCGTTGTTGGAACGGTGACTGATGCTCAAGGCAATAATTCTGCTGTATATGCCAATGGTGACAGTGATATCTTTGCGTTAGGCGCTGGTCTTGAGTATATTTTTTAA
- a CDS encoding alpha-ketoglutarate-dependent dioxygenase AlkB family protein — protein MSVKQQHSLFDADSEPDLTEPVSSLIVNGKFRQSNYPAHLHPDGRGVVIDVPEGRLYYAPAYFDTHTSDAYLDALLGCDDIDYKTHDWRADTQPDAHQFRHIDWQQDSISMFGKTHLLPRLTAWYGDEDCHYSYSNIALTPKPWNDLLLSIGEALMPVCQRRFNSVLLNWYRDGRDHMSWHADDEPELGVNPLIASVNFGESRRFLLRRKQDHSCKLEIGLHHGSVLVMAGALQHHWQHSVPKQMRVTGHRVNLTFRTIQV, from the coding sequence ATGTCAGTTAAGCAACAACACAGCTTGTTCGATGCAGATAGTGAACCTGACCTAACAGAGCCGGTGTCATCTTTGATTGTTAACGGCAAGTTTAGGCAGAGCAACTATCCAGCACACTTACATCCAGATGGGCGAGGTGTAGTGATTGATGTGCCAGAGGGCAGGCTGTATTATGCGCCGGCTTATTTTGATACTCACACCAGTGATGCCTATTTGGATGCCTTGTTAGGCTGTGATGATATAGATTATAAAACCCATGACTGGCGCGCTGACACACAGCCCGATGCTCATCAATTTCGACATATTGACTGGCAGCAAGACAGTATTAGTATGTTTGGCAAAACTCATCTGCTGCCTCGATTAACCGCTTGGTATGGTGACGAAGACTGTCATTACTCTTATTCTAATATTGCGCTGACGCCTAAGCCATGGAACGACTTACTGCTAAGCATTGGTGAGGCACTAATGCCGGTATGTCAGCGCCGGTTTAACAGTGTGCTGCTCAATTGGTATCGAGATGGCAGGGATCATATGAGCTGGCATGCCGATGACGAGCCAGAGCTTGGCGTCAATCCCTTGATTGCATCGGTCAACTTCGGTGAAAGCCGCCGCTTTTTATTACGTCGTAAGCAAGATCACAGCTGTAAATTAGAGATAGGTTTGCATCATGGCAGTGTGCTAGTAATGGCTGGTGCGCTGCAGCACCATTGGCAGCACAGTGTACCCAAACAAATGCGAGTAACTGGACACCGTGTTAACTTAACGTTTCGAACCATTCAGGTGTAG